The DNA region TGTGCGATTGCGGAAATGGCCACTTCATGGCCGTAGTAGGCCGCGACGACTACCAAAGCTTTCTCAAGCTTGTGCAGTCGGACTTCAAATACGGAGTCAGCGAGCCATCCATCCGGCGCTTGGAGGAGTTGGCTTTGTGGAGGAACGGGGGGACGAGCGCTCCACGCTCGGCGCTCGAGTTGTCCGTGGACACGGCTGCAACGCACACCGATCACCATGAGTACACCAGCGCGAACCATATGTTGCACGCGATCGACCATTTATTGCACAAACATGAGCGCGAGCGCGAAAAGTCGGAAAAGCAGGCGAAACGCCCCGTCGGCCATGACAAGTGGATTGATTAGAATAATCCATTCGTAACGGCGGTCCACGCACGCCCGATTCGTCGCCAGGCCAAACGCCGGTACGCGCGATCTTATCTATCGTGATTTGGCGCGTCTTGAATGCGATTCACAGACTGCTTCGGATTAGAAAACCCACCCTCCGACGAGTCACTCCCTCGAGATGAATTCGTCGAGATTGAGGATGACACTGCAGAGCGCCTTCCACGCCGCGGGATCGATAGAATCGTTTACGGCGTTGGTCGATTCTGCTGCGAGGAGCGTTGCCGCGGCGCCGGGATCGCGGGCAAACGATGCAGCCTGTTTTTCAAGGTACTGCGCGAGGCGTTCGCGTTCGGCGGGTTTGGGTGTGCGCGCGAGCGCTATGCGGAACGCATAGTCGATAGAGTCGTTAACCGTGACGGGGTGCCCTTCGCGCATGCGGCGCAGCGCGTTGGATTCGACGCGTTGCGCGAGGGATTGCGCGCATTCGACGAACAGCGGATCGTTCAGGAGGTTCAGCGCCTGCAGCGGTGTGTTCGATCGTTCGCGGCGCGTGCAGGGGCGGCCGTTGTCGGGCAGATCGAAGGTGACGGATTGACCGAAGGGCGACGTGCGCTGGATGAATGTGTAGAGGCCGCGGCGGTACTTGTCCGCACCTTCGCTCGCGACCCACTTGTTGTCGAAGCCTTCCATGCTGACGCTGTCGGGTTGCGGCGGACGGACGCTGGGCCCGCCGATCTTCGCATTGAGCAGGCCGCTGGCGGCGAGGGCGTTGTCACGAACGAGTTCGGCGCTCAATCGATTGCGCGACTGCCGCGCCAGGAGTTCGTTGTTGGGATCGCGCGCGTCGAGTTCGGTGCGGCGGTGCGAGGATTGGCGGTACGTAGACGATGTCACGATCGTCTTCAGGATGTGCTTCATGTCCCATCCTGATTCCATGAATTCGACGGCGAGCCAATCGAGCAGTTCAGGGTGCGTCGGCGGCGTGCCGCGCGTGCCGAAGTCGTCGGTGGTGAGGACCAGTCCGCGCCCGAATAGCTCGTGCCAAATCCGGTTGACGACGACGCGCGCGGTGAGCGGATTGTCGCGGCGCACGAGCCAGCGCGCGAGATCGAGCCGGGTGGCCGCGTGATCGACGTTCAGCGCGGGTGCAATCGCAGGCGTGTTGGGTGTCACTTCCTCGCCGTGAATGCGGAAATCGCCGCGTTTGTGGATGTGCGTTTTTCGGCGCTCGTGCGACTCCATCATGGCGGGCGCACGAGAGAGCGGTGGAAGTTGCTTCGCGAGCTCGGCTAGTTGTTTTTGAACGTCATTGAGTTTCAGTTCCGCCCATTTCGTTTCGTTGACGAGAGAGCCGTAGCCGAGAAAATAATCGAGCAGACGGTCTTTCTGATCCTGCGTGCGCTCGGTAACGGGAATCTTGACGATCTGAATCCCTTCGTGCTGGCCTTCGCCGTAGTTCTGTCCCCAGACGAGGCCGAGCACTTCGTATTGCCGCGCCCATGTTGCATCGGCGGTTTCGGGATTGTTTACGGCTTCGAGCATCTTGCGCTCCCACTCGGCCTGAAGCGCGTCGATATCGGATTGCAGCGGCGCAAGAATTTCACGGCGCTTTGCGTCGTGAGCGGCCTTGGCGGGGTCGTATCTTTCACGTTCCCCTTCAAGCGGCGCATCGATGTTGATTTCGTCCGACGTGTTGAAGAACGCGTAGAGTTCGTAGAATTCCTTTTGCGAAATGGGATCGAACTTGTGGTTGTGGCATTCGGCGCAGCCGACGGTAAGTCCCAGCCACGCTGTGCCGACCATGCTGGTGCGCGCGACAATCTGTTTGTTGCGAAATTCTTCGAGGTCGGCGCCGCCTTCGCGGTTGTTCAGCGTGTTGCGCAGGAAACCGGTGCCCATGCGCTGTTGCACGGTCGCGTTCGGCAGCAGATCGCCGGCAAGTTGTTGGACAGTGAAGTCGTCGAAAGGCAGGTTCGCGTTAAATGCGTCGACGACCCACTGGCGATAGCGCCACGCGTTGGGGCGGAGAAAGTCGGAGAGGTAGCCGTCGCTGTCGGCATAGCCGCAGACGTCGAGCCACCAGCGCGCCCACTTCTCGCCGAAGTGCGGACTGGCGAGCAGGCGGTCGATTTGCTTTTCGAACGCGCCGGGACTGCTATCGTTCAGGAACGTATCGAGATCGTCGAGCGTGGGCGGCAGGCCGACGAGATCGAGCGCGATGCGGCGGAGCAAGGTTTCGCGTTGAGCATCAGACGATGGCGCAATGCCTTCCCTGTCGAGGCGCGACAGCACAAAAGTGTCGATGGGATTGCGTACCCATTGCGGGTTGGAAACGGCGGGCGGTTCCGCGCGGATGGGCGCCACGAACGACCAGTGGGTATCGCCGGCGGACGCGGCGAACGCCATGAGCAGTATCGATCCGATTCGTGCCACGAGGACAATCTCCCTGCACCCGCCAGACTAGCAAAGTGCGGAGCGAATGTCATGTGGGGTGGGGTCGGGAAAAGGACGTAAGGGACGAAAGGGACCCAAAAGCCGAATGAGTTTCCCGCTGGGAGCAATCAGAGTTATGGGAGAAACGGGAATGACGGCCAGCGTAGGGCGCGGGGCTATCAAGGGTGCCGTGCTATGCCGTGGGGGTCACGTCGAGGACGACGTCAAAGGTCGCGACGAGTTCGGCGGCGGGTGAGCCGGGCAGCGGCGCGAAATCGACGATGACGCTGTCCCGTGCGGCGGCATCTTTGATGCCGTTGAGAATGCCATCCTGCGCATTAAGAGGTTCGCCCTTTACGTAGCATTGCGTGGTGAATCGGTCGCGGCCTTTGACGTGGACGGCGTAGTGAATGTGGCGCGTGCGGCGGAATGAGGAATCGCCGTAAGGCACGGGCTTGATCGTGCGGAAGTAGTACTCTCCGCTCGAGCCGGTGAGGAAACGGCCGAAACCCTGGAAGTTGCCGTCGCGCTTGCCGCCGTTCGCGCTGTCCGTATGGATATACGCGCCGTTGTTGTCCACCTGCCAAATCTCGACCAGTGCGTTGCGAATCGGACTCCCCGTCGCGTCCAGAATTCGCCCGCCCAAATGCGTGACCTCTCCCACCGCCGGCGTGATGCCGTCGTTGATGATCAACAAATCGTTGTCCGTGTCCAGCGGCAACCGGTTTGGATAAAACGGACCCTCCGTCTGCGCGGGCGTGCGC from Candidatus Hydrogenedentota bacterium includes:
- a CDS encoding DUF1553 domain-containing protein; this translates as MARIGSILLMAFAASAGDTHWSFVAPIRAEPPAVSNPQWVRNPIDTFVLSRLDREGIAPSSDAQRETLLRRIALDLVGLPPTLDDLDTFLNDSSPGAFEKQIDRLLASPHFGEKWARWWLDVCGYADSDGYLSDFLRPNAWRYRQWVVDAFNANLPFDDFTVQQLAGDLLPNATVQQRMGTGFLRNTLNNREGGADLEEFRNKQIVARTSMVGTAWLGLTVGCAECHNHKFDPISQKEFYELYAFFNTSDEINIDAPLEGERERYDPAKAAHDAKRREILAPLQSDIDALQAEWERKMLEAVNNPETADATWARQYEVLGLVWGQNYGEGQHEGIQIVKIPVTERTQDQKDRLLDYFLGYGSLVNETKWAELKLNDVQKQLAELAKQLPPLSRAPAMMESHERRKTHIHKRGDFRIHGEEVTPNTPAIAPALNVDHAATRLDLARWLVRRDNPLTARVVVNRIWHELFGRGLVLTTDDFGTRGTPPTHPELLDWLAVEFMESGWDMKHILKTIVTSSTYRQSSHRRTELDARDPNNELLARQSRNRLSAELVRDNALAASGLLNAKIGGPSVRPPQPDSVSMEGFDNKWVASEGADKYRRGLYTFIQRTSPFGQSVTFDLPDNGRPCTRRERSNTPLQALNLLNDPLFVECAQSLAQRVESNALRRMREGHPVTVNDSIDYAFRIALARTPKPAERERLAQYLEKQAASFARDPGAAATLLAAESTNAVNDSIDPAAWKALCSVILNLDEFISRE
- a CDS encoding intradiol ring-cleavage dioxygenase gives rise to the protein MAALYASGAFAEALQRTPAQTEGPFYPNRLPLDTDNDLLIINDGITPAVGEVTHLGGRILDATGSPIRNALVEIWQVDNNGAYIHTDSANGGKRDGNFQGFGRFLTGSSGEYYFRTIKPVPYGDSSFRRTRHIHYAVHVKGRDRFTTQCYVKGEPLNAQDGILNGIKDAAARDSVIVDFAPLPGSPAAELVATFDVVLDVTPTA